From a region of the Daphnia magna isolate NIES linkage group LG1, ASM2063170v1.1, whole genome shotgun sequence genome:
- the LOC123466370 gene encoding uncharacterized protein LOC123466370: MDPSSMPLVSNDEFIKELVVENVSTPVTIYDHSSQNVSTYDISHDNFFVLPQELIAENATSHSLRDASEGNCVLDNSETSTDIDDSSCDDHAQNIRSVAKNLKKRKLFLQSRNPPSKTTCLTTAVLKERREPTSVPLPANFNLPNRFRLDIQQKLDDSSSVFMAKDQSAFLREVANAIQLYSYKPSEFELANIVSEILLKYPHASSLPTAEAKHKDLIYKLKRIMERRRAELPIELSAEQKTKLRNDNHSDPTKCSQVAIDDTDETSYWKNVAKMFEIFEKGTVPYSDTVDALLKLTFSIRRALIMKWVPESGRMEKFMDKHCPFLKLQTFLFLEFELIMKKSCEIFRQKWTESAKLIVEAAKTTKKKQIAILLSSQRFQNMSPETYSRAALELLPFLVPGKGRGDKAARHLVDSRLESANLQSCIMEERRGSPFILYIGSTIHLIMESNPFMRFNTTADAVIGLMATYYVFHFKYSEKVQNALLFLQSYVLAKRTKQVILALPFIPFPYWWKK, from the exons ATGGATCCTTCTTCTATGCCTCTTGTTTCAAATG ATGAATTTATAAAAGAATTGGTAGTTGAAAATGTGTCTACTCCTGTTACTATATATG ATCACTCGTCACAAAATGTCTCCACTTATGACATTTCACATG ataatttttttgttcttccacAAGAATTGATTGCTGAAAATGCTACTTCTCATTCCTTGCGAG ATGCCTCTGAAGGAAACTGTGTGTTAGACAATTCAGAAACAAGTACTGATATCGACGACAGCAGCTGTGATGACCATGCCCAAAATATTAGAAGCGTTGCGAAAAAcctaaagaaaagaaaattgtttttgcaaTCGCGGAATCCACCCTCAAAGACAACGTGTCTGACAACTGCTGTACTGAAAGAAAGACGAGAACCAACTTCAGTGCCACTGCCAGCCAATTTCAACTTACCCAATCGATTTAGGCTAGACATTCAGCAGAAGTTGGATGATTCAAGTTCTGTTTTCATGGCTAAAGACCAGTCAGCTTTCCTTCGTGAAGTGGCAAATGCTATTCAGCTCTACAGTTACAAGCCCTCAGAGTTCGAGCTAGCCAACATCGTGTCCGAAATATTGCTTAAATATCCACATGCATCTTCTCTTCCAACTGCTGAGGCCAAACAC AAGGATCTGATTTATAAATTAAAGAGAATCATGGAGAGAAGGCGGGCTGAGTTACCAATTGAACTATCAGCTGAACAGAAAACCAAGTTGAGAAATGATAATCATTCCGATCCTACAAAATGCTCTCAAGTGGCAATTG ATGACACCGATGAGACATCTTATTGGAAAAATGTTGCAAAGATGTTtgagatttttgaaaaaggaacGGTCCCTTATAGCGACACAGTGGACGCCCTCTTAAAACTTACTTTTTCCATCAGAAGAGCACTTATTATGAAGTGGGTTCCAGAATCAGGACGAATGGAAAAATTTATGGACAAACACTGCCCATTTCTAAAACTTCAAACCTTC CTTTTTCTAGAATTTGAACTCATCATGAAAAAATCGTGTGAAATTTTCCGACAAAAATGGACAGAATCCGCCAAATTAATCGTGGAAGCAGCAAAAACTACCAAGAAGAAGCAAATAGCAATTCTTTTATCTTCGCAGCGGTTCCAGAACATGTCGCcgg AAACGTATTCTAGAGCTGCTCTTGAATTGCTACCATTCTTGGTTCCGGGAAAAGGAAGAGGGGATAAAGCAGCTCGACATTTGGTCGATTCAAGattg GAATCAGCTAATTTGCAAAGTTGCATCATGGAAGAAAGACGTGGATCGCCATTCATCCTATACATTGGATCGACAATCCACCTCATTATGGAGAGTAATCCATTTATGCGATTTAATACAACTGCAGACGCCGTGATTGGATTAATGGCGACCTACTACGTCTTCCACTTCAAATACAGCGAGAAGGTTCAAAATGCATTGCTATTTCTTCAATCATACGTTTTGGCGAAAAGGACAAAGCAAGTGATACTTGCGCTTCCGTTCATTCCTTTTCCGTATTGgtggaaaaaatga
- the LOC116934179 gene encoding uncharacterized protein LOC116934179 isoform X3, giving the protein MLSSPDGYRLVPEHRTGFSSNPAVWSYGMAMPWQHPAQQLAFPIPLHFVTPQLNAQWFPVENFGSLPPKPKVNKDITSVFGNTKPSRRFSDPGPRIRDTDNDGKHFHSHKSKVYVPFEEKWNHSENQRIDEASKDRMLSNLLQELKTARDFNRQLCLELHKANMKLHLTQQHTNEHQPGSMAALVRKLYDAHHIRSDVLSNWSKSAESCGRKSSCTSNKFDSDDPEDSLLREREVLITRLQTTEKKIQRLRNAQWNNVAPEGPYGPQSTEQRSPMNTRFSASTPSNQQPTASRRTDIPAQQQRRDTERDVHGRPYAEEGHRITVGDGGARSTPTGTPTAGFNWNPTSVGRPRYQAGTIGLGSEEKIGNADYDPQYELIQLLSCAAFAE; this is encoded by the exons ATGCTTTCCTCCCCTGATGGCTATAGATTGGTTCCAGAACATCGAACAGGGTTTTCATCTAATCCTGCAGTTTGGTCTTACGGAATGGCTATGCCTTGGCAACATCCTGCTCAACAGCTTGCATTTCCTATTCCACTTCATTTCGTGACTCCACAGCTTAATGCCCAATGGTTTCCCGTTGAAAATTTTGGGAGTCTTCCACCCAAGCCTAAGGTTAACAAAGACATCACATCTGTATTTGGAAACACAAAGCCTTCACGAAGATTCAGTGATCCTGGGCCAAGGATACGTGATACTGATAATGATGGAAAACACTTCCACTCTCACAAAAGTAAAGTGTATGTACCCtttgaagaaaaatggaaCCATTCTGAAAATCAACgcattg ATGAAGCAAGTAAAGACAGGATGTTGAGCAATTTGCTTCAAGAGCTGAAAACTGCCCGTGACTTTAATAGGCAACTTTGTCTGGAACTCCATAAGGCAAACATGAAACTCCATTTAACCCAACAGCACACCAATGAACATCAGCCAGGTTCTATGGCAG caCTTGTAAGGAAATTGTATGATGCACACCACATACGAAGTGATGTGCTCTCTAACTGGAGTAAATCAGCAGAATCATGTGGAAGGAAAAGCAGTTGCACATCAAACAAA TTCGATTCCGACGACCCTGAGGATTCGTTGTTGAGAGAACGAGAAGTTTTGATAACTAGATTGCAAacaactgaaaagaaaattcagcGGCTTCGAAATGCTCAG TGGAACAACGTGGCACCGGAAGGGCCTTATGGTCCACAAAGTACAGAGCAACGTTCCCCCATGAACACCAG GTTTAGCGCATCTACACCATCCAACCAGCAGCCGACAGCTTCCCGAAGGACGGACATACCTGCCCAACAGCAACGTCGTGATACCGAACGCGACGTCCATGGTCGGCCCTACGCTGAAGAGGGACATCGAATTACAGTTGGCGACGGTGGAGCGCGATCGACGCCAACTGGAACACCAACTGCAGGATTCAATTGGAACCCGACGTCTGTCGGAAGACCGCGTTATCAA GCTGGAACGATTGGTCTCGGTTCTGAGGAAAAAATTGGAAATGCAGACTACGATCCACAATACGAGCTCATCCAATTGCTCAGCTGCGCTGCCTTCGCCGAATGA
- the LOC116934179 gene encoding uncharacterized protein LOC116934179 isoform X2, translated as MLSSPDGYRLVPEHRTGFSSNPAVWSYGMAMPWQHPAQQLAFPIPLHFVTPQLNAQWFPVENFGSLPPKPKVNKDITSVFGNTKPSRRFSDPGPRIRDTDNDGKHFHSHKSKVYVPFEEKWNHSENQRIDEASKDRMLSNLLQELKTARDFNRQLCLELHKANMKLHLTQQHTNEHQPGSMAALVRKLYDAHHIRSDVLSNWSKSAESCGRKSSCTSNKFDSDDPEDSLLREREVLITRLQTTEKKIQRLRNAQWNNVAPEGPYGPQSTEQRSPMNTRWNWFDKFRFSASTPSNQQPTASRRTDIPAQQQRRDTERDVHGRPYAEEGHRITVGDGGARSTPTGTPTAGFNWNPTSVGRPRYQAGTIGLGSEEKIGNADYDPQYELIQLLSCAAFAE; from the exons ATGCTTTCCTCCCCTGATGGCTATAGATTGGTTCCAGAACATCGAACAGGGTTTTCATCTAATCCTGCAGTTTGGTCTTACGGAATGGCTATGCCTTGGCAACATCCTGCTCAACAGCTTGCATTTCCTATTCCACTTCATTTCGTGACTCCACAGCTTAATGCCCAATGGTTTCCCGTTGAAAATTTTGGGAGTCTTCCACCCAAGCCTAAGGTTAACAAAGACATCACATCTGTATTTGGAAACACAAAGCCTTCACGAAGATTCAGTGATCCTGGGCCAAGGATACGTGATACTGATAATGATGGAAAACACTTCCACTCTCACAAAAGTAAAGTGTATGTACCCtttgaagaaaaatggaaCCATTCTGAAAATCAACgcattg ATGAAGCAAGTAAAGACAGGATGTTGAGCAATTTGCTTCAAGAGCTGAAAACTGCCCGTGACTTTAATAGGCAACTTTGTCTGGAACTCCATAAGGCAAACATGAAACTCCATTTAACCCAACAGCACACCAATGAACATCAGCCAGGTTCTATGGCAG caCTTGTAAGGAAATTGTATGATGCACACCACATACGAAGTGATGTGCTCTCTAACTGGAGTAAATCAGCAGAATCATGTGGAAGGAAAAGCAGTTGCACATCAAACAAA TTCGATTCCGACGACCCTGAGGATTCGTTGTTGAGAGAACGAGAAGTTTTGATAACTAGATTGCAAacaactgaaaagaaaattcagcGGCTTCGAAATGCTCAG TGGAACAACGTGGCACCGGAAGGGCCTTATGGTCCACAAAGTACAGAGCAACGTTCCCCCATGAACACCAG GTGGAACTGGTTTGATAAATTCAGGTTTAGCGCATCTACACCATCCAACCAGCAGCCGACAGCTTCCCGAAGGACGGACATACCTGCCCAACAGCAACGTCGTGATACCGAACGCGACGTCCATGGTCGGCCCTACGCTGAAGAGGGACATCGAATTACAGTTGGCGACGGTGGAGCGCGATCGACGCCAACTGGAACACCAACTGCAGGATTCAATTGGAACCCGACGTCTGTCGGAAGACCGCGTTATCAA GCTGGAACGATTGGTCTCGGTTCTGAGGAAAAAATTGGAAATGCAGACTACGATCCACAATACGAGCTCATCCAATTGCTCAGCTGCGCTGCCTTCGCCGAATGA
- the LOC116934179 gene encoding uncharacterized protein LOC116934179 isoform X1 produces the protein MLSSPDGYRLVPEHRTGFSSNPAVWSYGMAMPWQHPAQQLAFPIPLHFVTPQLNAQWFPVENFGSLPPKPKVNKDITSVFGNTKPSRRFSDPGPRIRDTDNDGKHFHSHKSKVYVPFEEKWNHSENQRIDEASKDRMLSNLLQELKTARDFNRQLCLELHKANMKLHLTQQHTNEHQPGSMAALVRKLYDAHHIRSDVLSNWSKSAESCGRKSSCTSNKFDSDDPEDSLLREREVLITRLQTTEKKIQRLRNAQWNNVAPEGPYGPQSTEQRSPMNTSRCMGDLLTFNKVSRNHSFAMTSPSTSDPPSLEDLDIASSKHYGGTGLINSGLAHLHHPTSSRQLPEGRTYLPNSNVVIPNATSMVGPTLKRDIELQLATVERDRRQLEHQLQDSIGTRRLSEDRVIKLERLVSVLRKKLEMQTTIHNTSSSNCSAALPSPNESNRPSATSCSTTPNEYVTYSNSGRASQLSMEGPASLPSYLQVVGPITQL, from the exons ATGCTTTCCTCCCCTGATGGCTATAGATTGGTTCCAGAACATCGAACAGGGTTTTCATCTAATCCTGCAGTTTGGTCTTACGGAATGGCTATGCCTTGGCAACATCCTGCTCAACAGCTTGCATTTCCTATTCCACTTCATTTCGTGACTCCACAGCTTAATGCCCAATGGTTTCCCGTTGAAAATTTTGGGAGTCTTCCACCCAAGCCTAAGGTTAACAAAGACATCACATCTGTATTTGGAAACACAAAGCCTTCACGAAGATTCAGTGATCCTGGGCCAAGGATACGTGATACTGATAATGATGGAAAACACTTCCACTCTCACAAAAGTAAAGTGTATGTACCCtttgaagaaaaatggaaCCATTCTGAAAATCAACgcattg ATGAAGCAAGTAAAGACAGGATGTTGAGCAATTTGCTTCAAGAGCTGAAAACTGCCCGTGACTTTAATAGGCAACTTTGTCTGGAACTCCATAAGGCAAACATGAAACTCCATTTAACCCAACAGCACACCAATGAACATCAGCCAGGTTCTATGGCAG caCTTGTAAGGAAATTGTATGATGCACACCACATACGAAGTGATGTGCTCTCTAACTGGAGTAAATCAGCAGAATCATGTGGAAGGAAAAGCAGTTGCACATCAAACAAA TTCGATTCCGACGACCCTGAGGATTCGTTGTTGAGAGAACGAGAAGTTTTGATAACTAGATTGCAAacaactgaaaagaaaattcagcGGCTTCGAAATGCTCAG TGGAACAACGTGGCACCGGAAGGGCCTTATGGTCCACAAAGTACAGAGCAACGTTCCCCCATGAACACCAG TCGGTGTATGGGTGATTTACTTACATTCAACAAAGTATCCCGGAATCATTCGTTTGCAATGACTTCACCTTCTACATCGGATCCCCCATCGCTTGAAGACCTTGATATTGCCAGTTCCAAACATTATG GTGGAACTGGTTTGATAAATTCAGGTTTAGCGCATCTACACCATCCAACCAGCAGCCGACAGCTTCCCGAAGGACGGACATACCTGCCCAACAGCAACGTCGTGATACCGAACGCGACGTCCATGGTCGGCCCTACGCTGAAGAGGGACATCGAATTACAGTTGGCGACGGTGGAGCGCGATCGACGCCAACTGGAACACCAACTGCAGGATTCAATTGGAACCCGACGTCTGTCGGAAGACCGCGTTATCAA GCTGGAACGATTGGTCTCGGTTCTGAGGAAAAAATTGGAAATGCAGACTACGATCCACAATACGAGCTCATCCAATTGCTCAGCTGCGCTGCCTTCGCCGAATGAAAGTAACAGACCGTCGGCGACCAGTTGTTCTACCACGCCCAATGAATACGTCACTTACTCCAACTCCGGAAGAGCAAGTCAATTGTCAATGGAAGGTCCCGCTTCCTTGCCTTCTTATCTCCAAGTCGTCGGACCCATTACTCAGCTATAA